Below is a window of Streptomyces sp. NBC_00223 DNA.
CGTGGCGGCCGTCGTACGGTCACTCTCGGTCCGACCCGACAAGGGCGTCGTGAAGCCCCGGAACATCCAGCCTCCCACCAGTGCGTACGTCTCCCCACACCCTGGCACGAGCCGGGCCCCGGCGGCGCGCGACCCGAGGGGCGGACCCGGGCGTGGCGGCGTACCGTTCTGTCGCGAACGGGGTGCGGCGCACCGAGTGTTCAGCCGACCTGACGGGGACGGACATGACAGCCGACACGAGCGAGCGGCGCAGCGTCGCACTCGGCGCGGGCACCGTCGAGTACGGCGACACCGGCGGCGACGGGCCCGTCGTCGTCCTGCTGCACGGGCTGGCGCAGAACGGCACGGTGTGGCGGCGGGTCGTCGCCGATCTGCGCGCCGACCACCGCTGTCTGACCCCGACGCTGCCCGAGGGCGGCCACCGCATCGCGATGAGGCCCGGCGCGGATCTGTCGCCCCGGGCGGTCGCCGCGCTGGCCGCGGAGTTCCTCGACCGTCTCGATCTGCGCGAGGTCACCCTCGTCGAGGTCGACTCCGGCCGCGCCCAGCAGGTCGCCGCCTTCCACGGGGAGCGGCTGGCCCGGCTGGTGATGGTCGCCTGCGAGGCGCTGGAGAACTATCCGCCCGGGCTGTCCGGCAAGATGATCAGCCTGGCCGCGAAGGTGCCCGGGGGCATCGGACTGGCCGCCCGGGTGATGGGCACCCGTCCGCTGCGCCGCACCGCCGCGGGACTCGGCGTCCTGACCAAGTACCCGGTGCCGGACGAGGTCCTCGACGACTGGATGCGGCCGCTGCTCACCGATCCGGCCGTACGCGGCGATCTGCGCCGCTATCTGCTCGGCGCCCGCAAGGGCGAGATGCTGGAGGCGGCCGAGGCGCTGCGCGGCTTCGACCGGCCCGCGCTGGTGGTGTGGGCGACCGAGGACCGGCTGATGCCCTGGGCGCACGGCGGCCGGCTGGCCGAGATCCTTCCGCTCGGGCGGCTGGTGGAGGTTGCCGATTCCGGCACCCTCGTCCCCGAGGACCAGCCCGCGGCCCTGTCCGCAGCCCTGCGCGAATTCATCGCCACGACCCCCTGACGGCCCTGCCGCGGCGGGTGGCGTTCCTTCGCGCCGCGCGGGCGATTTTTGGCGTGCACCTGTGGAACCGCCGTCGCGCGGTTGGCGTATTCCACAGGGACGGCCGACGACCGGATCAGCGCCCCGAGTGGGAGGATGGTCACAGTCGGAAACAACACTCAACCACGACGACGAGGGGTGGCCGGGAGTGCAGGACCACGCCGTGATCGGCTGTACGGGAAAGCTGCACATCGGCACACGCGGGCCGGCCGGCCCCGGCGAGGTCCTGGTACGGATCAGGGGCGGAAGTGAGGCCTTCCTCGCCTGGTCGGACGAACCGTTGCCCAGAGGGACGACCGTGCTCGTGGTGGAGTCCCGCGGCGCCCGCCAGGTGGATGTCATCGAGTGGACCGATCCGCTGGACGCGCCGGCCGGCTGAGCCGCGCACAGAAGGAGATACAAGATGTTGGGTTATCGCGTTCCCGCGCCCGATGAGGCGATGTTGATCTCGGGCGGCCGACGAGGGCTGGGGGGTGCGCCGTTCCGCGTCGTGACCGGGCACGGGAAGTTCGTGCTGCCGATCTTCCGCAAGACCCGGTTCCTCACCCTGGCCATGTGCGAGGCGGAGGTCGCCGAGACCTGTGTGACCCGCCAGGGCATCGCGCTGACGGTCAAGGCCGTCATCGCGTTCAAGGTCGGCAACGACCACGAGAGCATCGTCAACGCCGGGCAGCGCTTCCTGTCCGACCAGGACCAGATGTCGGTGCTCACCGGCCGGATCTTCGCCGGTCACCTGCGCGCGATCATCGGTTCCATGACGGTGGAGGAGATCGTCACCGAGCGGCAGAAGCTGGCCGGGGAGGTGCTGGAGACCTCCAAGACGGAGATGGCCAAGATCGGTCTGAGCGTGGACTCGCTGCAGATCCAGTCGATCGACGACGGCGAGACCGGTTACATCGACGCGATGTCGGCGCCGCACAAGGCCGCCATCCAGCGGCAGGCGCAGATCGCGCAGGCCCAGGCCACCCAGGCGTCGGTCGAGGCGCAGCAGATCGCGGCCCGTAACCAGGCCGAGTACGCCCGGCAGACCGCAGTGGTGCAGGCCGAGTACTCCGCCCAGGTGGACCGCGCGCAGGCCGAGGCCGCCCAGGCCGGTCCGCTGGCCCAGGCGCACGCCCAGCAGGAGGTGCTCGCCGCGCAGACCGAACTGGCCCTGCGCGCGGCCGAGTTGCGCCAGCAGCAGCTGGTGGCCGAGATCGTCAAGCCCGCGGAGGCGGAGGCCGAGCGGATCAGGGTGCTCGCCGTCGCCGACGCCGAGCGGATGCGTATCCAGGCCGCGGCCGCCGCGTCGTACGACCGGGTCGCGCTCGACCGGATGCTCATCGACCAGCTGCCGCAGATCGTCAAGGAGGCCTCGGCCGGTCTGGCCGGTGCCAATGTCAACGTGCTCAACGGCGCCGACGGCCTCAGCGAGATCGCCGCGGGCCTGGTCAGCCAGGGTCTGACGATCCTGGACTCGGTCCGCAAGAACCTCAACGGCGGTGACAGCCCGTCGGACGGCGCCCTGACCCTGCGCGGTGTCTCCGCCGGCCGGCGTGACGGCACGTCGGGGAAGGACGGCAAGGAGGGCGGGTCCGCGAGCGGCTCGATCGACATCAAGTAGCGGCGACGCCACCCGGAGGCCGGGGGCGCGATCGGCTCGGGCCGGTCGTGCCCCCGGCCTTTCGTATACACGCGGACCGCTCTTTCGTGTGCTCCGTGTGCCTGCGGTCCCTGCCGCCGAACCCGCTGGTCAGCACGGCCGTAAACGGTCCCGGATCTTCATGTACATGATTTTTGGTCAGGGGCAACCGGGACGCTAGAGCGCCGAGTTGGTCCCTGTCAACGCATGGGACGAGCATCGCGCGATCCCTTGACGGGCCGCCCGCGGAGTCACACTCTGTACCGCGAACATGTTAGGAACCTTTCCTAACTATCCATACCGTGACTCTTCCACGCCCTCACCCCGTCAAGGAGCTGACCAGATGGCCCCACCCCTGAAAAGACTCGTGGCAGTCGTCGCCGCGGCCGCGTGCTGCGCGACCGCGGGACTGCTCGCAGGTGTCGGCGGCTCGGCCCAGGCCGCCACCGCCCCGGCCCTCCCGTTCCCGGCCCACACGACGTACAAGGTGGGCGTGCTGCCGTCCGCGTCCCAGAGCGCCCGCGACACCGCGGTGCAGAAGGCGTACGACGCCTGGAAGAGCACCTACCTGGTCAAGGGCTGCGCCTCGAACGAGTACTACGTCTCGACCAAGGGCGACGGCGACGCCCCGAACAACGGCACGGTCTCCGAGGCCCAGGGCTACGGCATGAACATCGTGCCCCTGATGGCCGGTTACGACGCCGACGCCAAGGCCGAGTTCGACGGCCTGTGGCAGCTGGTCAAGGACCACAAGGACGCCGGCGGCCTGATGCAGTGGCAGCTGGACGGCAAGACCTGCAAGTACGCCGACAGCGGCACCCCCGACTCGGCCACCGACGGCGACCTCGACATCGGCTACGGGCTGATCCTCGCCGACAGGCAGTGGGGCGGCTACACCGCCGACGCCAAGGCGTGGCTCGCCTCCTTCTACGCCCACGACGTCGCCCCCGACGGCCACCTCAAGTGCGAGGACGACGGCCCCAACACCGACACCCGGCCGTCCGACATGATGCTCGACCACCTGCGGGCCTTCGCCGCCTACGACACCGCGCACGACTGGAACAAGGTCGTCACCCGCACCGAGGCCGTCATCACCGCGTTCACCTCGGGCTACTCCTCCTCCGCCGGCCTGCTGTCCGACTTCGTGGTCAACGCCGACACCACCAGCCCCAAGCCCGCCCCGGCGAACTACCAGGAGAACCAGCCCGACAACATCGTCGGCTACAACTCCGTGCGCGTGCCCTGGCACATGGGCACCGACGCCCTGCTCAACGGCTCCTCCACCGCCGCCGTCGCCTACGGCGTGGCCAAGAAGGAGTCCGACTGCCTGAAGTCGCTGTCCGGCGGCAACCCGGCCAAGGTCCAGCCGCACATCAAGCTGAACTGTGCCAACGGCAATGTCTCGGGCGACACCGAGGCCGAGGAGGCCGGCGACTCCGCGGGCCCGGCCGCCATGGCCGCCGGCGACCAGGCCTGGACGGACGCGATCTGGAAGCAGCTCGCGAGCAACCCGTTCCAGGACGGGTACTACGGCGAGACGATCAAGATGCTCGTCTACCTGGTGATGGCGGGCGACTACTGGAACCCGGCCACGGCGACCGGGAACCCGCCCACCACGCCCACCCCGTCGGCGACAACCACGCCGACGCCCACGCCCACGCCGACACCCACCAAGTCGGCCACGCCGACGCCCTCGGCCACCACCACGGCGCCCGCCCAGCCCTCGCAGCAGGCGTTCCTGACCTTCTACGGCTGGTACGACAACACCCCGCCGGGCGCCGACATCTCCTACCCCGGTCTGCACAGCACGGCGGGCGGCACCGGCACCTACGCCGACCCGATCACCTTCGCGTCCTCGACCGCCGAGATCGCCAAGGGCGCGCGGATCTGGGTCCCGCGGGTCGGCAAGTACTTCATCATGGAAGACGACTGCGGGGAGTGCAACGACGACTGGAAGGGCAAGGGCCCCAACGGCGGACCCAACCTCTACCACTACGACCTCTGGCTCGGCGGCAAGGGCGGCAACGCGTTCGACGCCATCGACTGCGAGGACGCCCTGACCCACTACAACGCCGACAACACCCCGACGATGGAACCGGTCGTCGTCAACCCGCCCAACAACGAGCCCTACGACGCGACGCCGCTGTTCAACACCGGCACAGGCGCCTGCTACGGCGGGGCGCAGCCGAACTCCACCGTCGGCCAGTACCACAACGTCTCCACCGGCCAGTGCATCACCAAGCCCGCCGGCGGCACCAAGCTGGCCACCGCCGCCTGCGACGCGAGCGCGGCCGAGACCTTCACCTTCCACGGTGCCTTCCTGGTCAGCGGCACCCAGTGCGCCACCCTGTCCGGCTCGAACATCCAGCTGGCCACCTGCGACGGCGGACCGAACCAGCAGTGGTCGATCAACCCCGATCTGACCATCTCCGACATCCAGACCGGCAACAAGTGCTTCCGGGCCAGCGGCAGCACCCTGAGCGCCGGCAGCTGCTCCGGCACCGCGAGCCAGTGGACCTTCACGGCCGCCGACGGCACCGGCAACCCGCCCGGCGGCGGTGGCGGCGACGCCGTGCTGCTCTCCCAGGGCAAGTCCGCGACCGCCTCCTCCACGGAGTCCTCCACCTACGCCGCGGGCAAGGCGTTCGACGGCGACCTCACCTCCACCCGCTGGGGCAGCAAGGAGGGCGTCGACCCGCAGTGGCTGCGGGTCGACCTCGGCAAGAGCGCGGACATCAGCCGGGTCAAGCTCACCTGGGAGGCCGCCTACGCCAAGGCGTACACCGTCCAGGTCTCCGGCGACGACTCCACCTGGACCACCGTCTACAGCACCACGGCGGGCAAGGGCGGCACCGAGGACCTGACCGGCCTCAAGGGCACCGGCCGCTATGTCCGGATCAACGGCACGGCCCGCGGCACCTCCTACGGCTACTCGCTGTACGAGATGCAGGTCTACGGCACCACCTCGTAGCGGCGCCGGTTTCCCACCGCGCCGCATCGGCGACCGCCCCCGGCCGGGGTCCACGGCGGCCGGGGGCGGTCGCGCCTCCGCTGGCGGGCGGGCCCGCCCCGGGATAGGACAGAGGTGCGAGGCCGCGGTCCGTGGGCAGGTGAGAAGACGATCGCCCGGTCGCGAGAAGGGACGGATGTCGTGGCACGATCGAAGATCCTTGTGGTGGGCGCCGGTTTCGCCGGAGTCGAGTGCGTCCGCCGGCTCGAACGAAAACTCACCCCCGACGAGGCCGAGATCGCCCTGGTGACCCCGTTCTCGTACCAGCTCTATCTGCCGCTGCTGCCCCAGGTGGCCTCCGGCATCCTCAGCCCGCAGTCCATCGCGGTCTCACTGCGCCGCAGCCAGAAGTACCGCACCCGGATCATCCCCGGCGGCGCCGTCGGCGTGGACACCAGGGCGAAGGTCTGCGTGGTCCGCAAGATCACCGACGAGCTGGTCGACGAGCCGTACGACCAGCTCGTACTGGCCCCCGGCAGCGTCACCCGCACCTTCGACATCCCCGGCCTCGTCGACAACGCGCGCGGCCTGAAGACCCTCGCCGAGGCCGCGTACATCCGCGACCACGTCATCTCGCAGCTCGACCTCGCCGACGCCAGCCAGGACCAGGCCGAGCGCGTCTCACGGCTCCAGTTCGTGGTCGTCGGCGGCGGCTACGCGGGCACCGAGACCGCCGCCTGCCTGCAACGGCTGACCACCAGCGCCATCGAGCGCTACCCCCGGCTCGACCCGCGCCAGATCAAGTGGCACCTCATCGACATCGCCCCGAAGCTGATGCCCGAACTCGGCGACAAGCTCGGCCGCAGCGCCCAGCAGATCCTGCGCGACCGCGGCGTCGAGATCTCCCTCGGCGTGTCCGTCGCCAAGGCCGGGCCCGAGGAGGTCACCTTCACCGACGGCCGGGTGCTGCCCTGCCGCACCCTGATCTGGACCGCCGGCGTCGCCGCCAGCCCCCTGGTCCGCACCCTCGACGCCGAGACCGTCAAGGGCCGCCTCGCGGTCACCCCCGAGATGAGGGTCCCCGGCGCCGACGGGGTCTTCGCGCTCGGCGACGCCGCCGCCGTACCTGACCTCACCAAGAACGAGGAAGGCGCCGTCTGCCCGCCCACCGCCCAGCACGCCAAACGGCAGGGCCGCAGGGCCGCCGACAACGTCATCGCCGCCCTGCGCCACCAGCCGCTGCGGCCCTACCGGCACAAGGACCTCGGCCTCGTGGTCGACCTCGGCGGCAGGGACGCCGTCTCCAAGCCGCTCGGCGTCGAACTGCGCGGCCTGCCCGCCCAGGCCGTCGCCCGCGGCTACCACTGGTCGGCGCTGCGCACCAATGTGGCCAAGACCCGGGTGATGACCAACTGGCTGCTCAACGCCGTCGCGGGCGACGACTTCGTCCGCACCGGCTTCCAGGCCCGTACCCGCGTGACGCTGCGGGACTTCGAGTACACCGACTCCTACCTCAGCCCCGAGCAGGTCCGCGAGCACGCCGCGGCGGCGAGCCTCCGGCAGAAGTGACCGCCCGGGCCCGGTGACGCGGGGCGCGGCGGCGCCCGGCGCGGGGTGCGTCATCGGGGGCCGCCGCGGGATGGCATGATCGGACCCGTGGCTGACCGCATCATCGCCGCCTGTGACGGGGCGTCCAAAGGAAATCCGGGACCGGCAGGCTG
It encodes the following:
- a CDS encoding NAD(P)/FAD-dependent oxidoreductase, which gives rise to MARSKILVVGAGFAGVECVRRLERKLTPDEAEIALVTPFSYQLYLPLLPQVASGILSPQSIAVSLRRSQKYRTRIIPGGAVGVDTRAKVCVVRKITDELVDEPYDQLVLAPGSVTRTFDIPGLVDNARGLKTLAEAAYIRDHVISQLDLADASQDQAERVSRLQFVVVGGGYAGTETAACLQRLTTSAIERYPRLDPRQIKWHLIDIAPKLMPELGDKLGRSAQQILRDRGVEISLGVSVAKAGPEEVTFTDGRVLPCRTLIWTAGVAASPLVRTLDAETVKGRLAVTPEMRVPGADGVFALGDAAAVPDLTKNEEGAVCPPTAQHAKRQGRRAADNVIAALRHQPLRPYRHKDLGLVVDLGGRDAVSKPLGVELRGLPAQAVARGYHWSALRTNVAKTRVMTNWLLNAVAGDDFVRTGFQARTRVTLRDFEYTDSYLSPEQVREHAAAASLRQK
- a CDS encoding flotillin family protein; translation: MLGYRVPAPDEAMLISGGRRGLGGAPFRVVTGHGKFVLPIFRKTRFLTLAMCEAEVAETCVTRQGIALTVKAVIAFKVGNDHESIVNAGQRFLSDQDQMSVLTGRIFAGHLRAIIGSMTVEEIVTERQKLAGEVLETSKTEMAKIGLSVDSLQIQSIDDGETGYIDAMSAPHKAAIQRQAQIAQAQATQASVEAQQIAARNQAEYARQTAVVQAEYSAQVDRAQAEAAQAGPLAQAHAQQEVLAAQTELALRAAELRQQQLVAEIVKPAEAEAERIRVLAVADAERMRIQAAAAASYDRVALDRMLIDQLPQIVKEASAGLAGANVNVLNGADGLSEIAAGLVSQGLTILDSVRKNLNGGDSPSDGALTLRGVSAGRRDGTSGKDGKEGGSASGSIDIK
- a CDS encoding alpha/beta fold hydrolase, with amino-acid sequence MTADTSERRSVALGAGTVEYGDTGGDGPVVVLLHGLAQNGTVWRRVVADLRADHRCLTPTLPEGGHRIAMRPGADLSPRAVAALAAEFLDRLDLREVTLVEVDSGRAQQVAAFHGERLARLVMVACEALENYPPGLSGKMISLAAKVPGGIGLAARVMGTRPLRRTAAGLGVLTKYPVPDEVLDDWMRPLLTDPAVRGDLRRYLLGARKGEMLEAAEALRGFDRPALVVWATEDRLMPWAHGGRLAEILPLGRLVEVADSGTLVPEDQPAALSAALREFIATTP
- a CDS encoding glycosyl hydrolase family 8, translating into MAPPLKRLVAVVAAAACCATAGLLAGVGGSAQAATAPALPFPAHTTYKVGVLPSASQSARDTAVQKAYDAWKSTYLVKGCASNEYYVSTKGDGDAPNNGTVSEAQGYGMNIVPLMAGYDADAKAEFDGLWQLVKDHKDAGGLMQWQLDGKTCKYADSGTPDSATDGDLDIGYGLILADRQWGGYTADAKAWLASFYAHDVAPDGHLKCEDDGPNTDTRPSDMMLDHLRAFAAYDTAHDWNKVVTRTEAVITAFTSGYSSSAGLLSDFVVNADTTSPKPAPANYQENQPDNIVGYNSVRVPWHMGTDALLNGSSTAAVAYGVAKKESDCLKSLSGGNPAKVQPHIKLNCANGNVSGDTEAEEAGDSAGPAAMAAGDQAWTDAIWKQLASNPFQDGYYGETIKMLVYLVMAGDYWNPATATGNPPTTPTPSATTTPTPTPTPTPTKSATPTPSATTTAPAQPSQQAFLTFYGWYDNTPPGADISYPGLHSTAGGTGTYADPITFASSTAEIAKGARIWVPRVGKYFIMEDDCGECNDDWKGKGPNGGPNLYHYDLWLGGKGGNAFDAIDCEDALTHYNADNTPTMEPVVVNPPNNEPYDATPLFNTGTGACYGGAQPNSTVGQYHNVSTGQCITKPAGGTKLATAACDASAAETFTFHGAFLVSGTQCATLSGSNIQLATCDGGPNQQWSINPDLTISDIQTGNKCFRASGSTLSAGSCSGTASQWTFTAADGTGNPPGGGGGDAVLLSQGKSATASSTESSTYAAGKAFDGDLTSTRWGSKEGVDPQWLRVDLGKSADISRVKLTWEAAYAKAYTVQVSGDDSTWTTVYSTTAGKGGTEDLTGLKGTGRYVRINGTARGTSYGYSLYEMQVYGTTS